The sequence CCCCCTTCCAGACAAAAAGCGGTTCGTCTGCCGCAAACGACGTCACGAGCAGCCCCGAACCGGCCAGCTCCCTCGCCATCTCCCGGGCAACGATTCCGTCACCGAGTACCAGCACGCGGCTGTTCGTCATCGAGACAGACCTCCTTCCCCGTCCTGAGCGACAATCCCATCCCCCAGCACCGGCACGCGGCTAGTCGTCATAGCGGTAGAACCCCCTTCCCGTCTTCCGCCCGAGCGTCCCGGCCTGCACCAGCCGCGCCTGCAGCGGATGCGGACGGTAGCGCGGCTCCTCATACATCGCCCGGTACACGCTTTCGCTCACCGCCAAGTTGACGTCGATCCCGATCAGATCCATCAGCTGAAACGGCCCCATCCGAAATCTCCCCCCGTCGCGGGCCAGCCGGTCGATCGTTCCCACATCGGCCACGCCTTCCTGCAGCAAACGCAGCGCCTCGCCGTAATACGGCCGCGCCACCCGGTTGACCAGAAAACCCGGTGTGTCCTGGCACAGCACCGTCGTCTTGCCCAGCGACTCGGCAAAGCTGCGCGCCAGATACACGGTGCGCGGCTCCGTGCGCAGCCCCTGAATCACTTCCACCAGCTGCATCAAGGGCACCGGATTGAAAAAATGCAGCCCGACCACCCGCTCCGGGTGCTGCAATCCGCCGGCCAGCGCCGTGATCGGCAGCGACGACGTATTGGATGCCAACAGGCACAGCGGGGACACCACCGCTTCCAGCTTGGCGAACAGCTCCTGTTTTAACGTCAACTGCTCCGGTGCCGCTTCGATCACCAGCGCCGTTTCGGCGAGCAGTTCCAATCTGGTCACCGGCGTGATCCTACTGACCACGGCGGCAGCGGTGCCGGTTGCCAGTTTGCCGATCGCTTCCCGCTTCTCCAGACGGCCGCGCAAGCTGCCGAGGGCAGCCAGCAGCGCCGCTTCGCTCAGATCGTACAACAACACCTCATACCCGGCCTGCGCCGCCGCCTGGGCGATGCCGATGCCCATCGTGCCCGCGCCGATGACGCCGACCGGCTGCTCCCACACTTTCATCCTGCAGCCAGCCTCCTAGCCCCGCACCCGTTCCAGCCGCTCGACGAGCGCTTTCAGGTCGCAGATCATCTCCTCCAGATCTTGTACCGCCGCATACCCGGCCGCTTTTTCCAGCTCGGAGAACAACGTGACATAGCACCCTGCGCAAAAGGTCAGCTCGTGCTTGTCGAACACCTCGACCGCCTCCGGGTATCTGTGCACCACTTCGCCTACAGTCAGCCCTTTATGAATCACAAAAGACACCTCCGGTTCAGTAAGAAGGAGATACCATCGCCTTGGTATCTCCCCTTGCTACTCATGCGTTTCGGCTTCATCCGGTGATCGTCGCATCCTCCTGCAGCTTATCCCAGTCCGGCGCCCAGACCGGCATGCGCAGGCCCGCGCGCTCGACCACTTTGCGCACGTCCGCCTCGAAGGCGAGGCGCACTTCGTGGTTGTCGCGCTTTTTCAGGCCCAGTTTGCGGTAGATCTGGTTGCGTCTTGAATTTGGTTTGCCAAAAATGTTCATCACCCGCGGGAACCAGCGGTCGAGCGCTTCCTGCGTCGCGTCGCGGTGCTCCGGGTCTTTGCCGAGCCGGACCAGCCACGAATCGCCGTGCGCCACGTGCATCAGCTCTTCCTTCATGATCCCTTCCATCACCCGGCGCCACGGGCCGTAGGACGACTGCTCCGAGTCTTCCAACTGGTGCCCGGCGCCACGGTCCATCAATACGTTGAACATGATGAAGTCATACCACGTATTGATCGGATAGTAGAAAATGTTCACCCGGTCATCGTGCGCCGCCCGGGTCGCGCCGAGCTCCACCTCGTCGCCGACGCGCAAAGTGAAATCGAACTCCTTCAGCCGGGCATCGACGTCGACGCCGAGCTCTTGGAGGAGCTTATACATCACGCGCCCGTGGCGCACTTCGTCTTTGGTGATCGTCGCCACCGACAGCATCTCCGCCGTCGTCGGCGCTTTCATGATCCACGGGACATAGCCAAACGCGCCGGCCACTTCCGAGTCGGCCTGCATCAGCATCAGGTGGATCAGGTTCTCCCGATACTCCTCCGTCATCTCCTCCGGCGACTCGATCGTCTCCCCGCTGGCGATCTTCTCCAGCAACTGCTGCTCTTTTTCCAGTTCGGACAAAGCCATTCGTCAGCAACCTCCCTGTCAGCGTGGACCGGGCTGGCGGGTGCAGGCGCGAGGATTAGCGCCCGGTAAACTCCGGTGCGCGCTTCTCCAAAAACGCCTGCACCCCTTCGCGGAAATCTTCGCTCCGCCCGGCCATTCCTTGATACTGCGCTTCCGTTTCCAGCGCGGTGAACAGATCGCTTTCCGAGCCTTGGTAGATCGAGCGCTTGGTCAAGCCCAGCGCATAGGTCGGCCCTGCTGCGATCTTCTGCGCGAATTCGCGCACGACGGTGTCCAGCTCTTCGGCCGGCACCACTTTGTTGACCATGCCGAGGCGCTCCGCCTCTGCTGCCGTGACCACCTCGCCGGTCAACGCCAGCTCCATCGCTTTGCCGACGCCGATCAGGCGCGGCAGGAAATAGCTCGCGCCCGAATCGGGCACGAGGCCGATCTTGCAGAACGCGATGGTGAATTTTGCTTTGTCGGAGGCGATGCGCAGGTCGGCCGCCAGAGCGAATGCTGCGCCAGCCCCGGCTGCTGCGCCGTTGACCGCCGCGATGATCGGCTTGCGCATCGTCTGCATGCGCACGATCAGCGGGTTGTAGCGCTCGCGCACCGCATTGGACAGGTCGGCGTGATTGAATTCGGCTCCGTCGTTGAGATCCTGTCCCGAGCAGAACGCCCGCCCGGTCCCGGTCAGCACGATCGCGCGCACGTTGTCATCCTGCTCCGCTTTTTTCAGCGCATCATACAGTTCATCGCCCATCTGCTGGTTGTAGGCGTTCATCACCTGCGGGCGGTTCAGCGTCAAAGTCAAAACTCCGTTTTCCAAAGCATACAAAATCGTTTCGTACATGTGAGAGACTCCCTTTCAAATAAGTTAGCCCGCCACCACTTCCGCAAACGAGAACGACACGAGTCCGCCGGCAAACGATTGCAGGTCGGCGCCTGCCGCTTGGCTCTCCGGCGTTTTAAACGAAGCTTTCAGCGTGTCGAGATTCTCAAAATACATCTCGCACATCAGATAGTGTTCCGGCGTGCCGCCGCGCAGGTCGAAAAACTTCGACACCTCCGTGCGGATCAGCCCCGGCGTCTTCCCGTTCAGTTCCAAATGCCTGCCGAAATAATGTTGGGTAAAGGCATCCAAATCTTCAGGATGTTTGTACAATGCTATCATTTTGACCATCCAGTCTAAACCTCCTCTATTTTCAGAAACGAATCTCTCACAGCCTCTCGTTTTAGATATATAGATTGCGGCGAAAAACATTCCGAAATTTTCATTTCGTATCATGTTTCGCGATTTTTCGAGTAGTTCTAAAGAGTGCAGTATAAAACGGCCGTCCTTCGTCCAGACTTGATGACAACTACTCTTGAGGAGAACCAAATCATGAACGTGTACAAACCGCCATTACAAAAAAACCTGGGCGCGCCCAGCCCGCACCGCTCGTCCGGCGGACCTTGGCGCCGCTTCCTGAGCCATCCGGTCTGGCGGCAAAGCTTGATGTCCGGGCTCTTGTGCACCGTCGTGGTGATGACGTATGCACTGCTCGGCATGATCGCCTTTCAACTCTATTATCACTTTTGGTTTCAGGTGTTTCTGATTCTCTTCACGCCGGTCTGGCTGGTCTGCTACGGCCTGCTGTTCGCCTCGCGCTGGAAGTGGCACGAACTGGTCCTCGGCGTTTTTCTCGCCTTGTTTCCGATCGCCTATTTCTATTTGAGCGGCGTGGAAGACACCGGCTATCGTCTGTCTTCTGCCCTGTCCCTGTCCGGCGGTGGCGTGCTCGCCGTGTCGCTGGGCTATTGGCTGGCCAGAATCGGCCGCTCGCTGTTTCGCACGCCAACGCAAAAAAGACCGGGCTAGCGGGCCCGGTCTTTTTTGCGTTGGGATTAAATTACGATCTTGCGCTCGCGAAGGTTTTCTTCCATCGCTTCGTTCATTTTTTCGAGGCACTCCATCGCTTCTTTGAAGTCGCCTTTCGCTTTGTAGATGTCGCCGAGGATCGAGTACGCCTTGACCAGTTCGCCAAACGCCTGCACGTCCTGATAGATCGTGACCGCCTTGCGCAGGAACTCGGCAGCGTCTTCCGCCTGGTTGCCTGCCGAGGCGATCTGACCGCTCATACGGTAGACGTGCGCGCGGTCGAGGTTCTCTTCCGGGAAGTACTTCAGTGCGGATGCACAGTGCTCCGCCGCCTGCTCGACGCGGTTGTCTTGGATCAGGATGCGGGCGAGGTCGCTGTGCAGTTGGCCCACTTCCGTCTCGCACCCGATGTCCGCGTAGTCGCGCATACATTGCGTGAGGATGGAGATCGCTTCGTCGATGTTGCCGGTCTCGCCTTTGACGATGCCGTATTTCGCCTTCACGTCGATCGTCATTTTCATGTTGTTCAAGGACTGGAAGATCGACAAGGCCGACTGCGAGTACTCGGCCGCTTTTTCAAACTCGCCCATCTCGCGGTAGGTGAAGGACAGTTCGAGGTAGATGTCGCCGATCTGCTTAAAGTGGTTGCTGCCGGTCAGCAGGGAGTTGGACTCCTGGTAGAACGTCAGCGCCTCGTTGTACTCGCCCAGCTTGTAGTAGACGGTGCCGAGGTTCTTGATGATGTTCGCCTGCAGGTACAGCTCGGCGAGCTGGCCCTTTTTGATCATCTCGTACGCCTTTTTCCAGTAGTGGATGGCGATCGGGTAGTTCTTCTCCATATAGGAGAGTTCGCCCAGCTTGTTCAGCACGAGCAGTTGAATGCCATTGTCGTTGCGCGCTACTGCAGAATCCAAAACGCTTTCGAAACGGTCGGTGGCATCGTTCAGCTTGCCCGTGTTCAGATAGCAGACCGCCAGATCGTACGCGACGTCGATCGAAGACACGTGCGGGGACGGGTTCTCTTCCAGATCGATCAGCATTTCGATCGCTTTCTCATACTCGCGGGTCGCCATCAACGCCTTGGCGATCTTGTACACGCTGACCTTCTCCATCTGCGTTTCGGTGTCGGTCAGGAAGTACTCGATCGGCGTGTCCAGCTTCTCCGCGATCGCTGCGAGCAGGTTGTGCGACGGGTTGGCTTTGTCCGATTCGATCTGGGAGATCATGCTCGGCGTGACCAGCCCTGCGCTCAGGTCGCTTTGCGTCAATCCTTTTCGAATTCTCAGTTCACGAATTTTCTGTCCCAAAGTGGCTTTCATAGCTGTCTCCTCCGTTATTATCGCCTGACTTACTTTTAGAAACTTTGATTATATATGTGATGAGTGATCATTTATCGTTACTTCAACTTAGTTTCATTATAAGAAATATATAAAATCTGTCAACTAAACAGCGGCAAATCTTTTCGAAATTTAGCGTGTATTTTCAAACTTTTTAAGAAGTTTACGCAAATGCGGTTTACAGTTGTACCTGCAAGACCTCCTTGATATACTAGAAAAAAGTTACAATTAGTTGAGGGGGCCCTCAGATGATGGACATGTATCGCGCTGTCACTCTCGGGGATCTGCTCCGCGAACGCCGGACCACACTGGGCCTGACGATGCGCGAAGTAGCAGGTTCCACACTTTCCCCCACCGCTGTCAACAACATTGAAAAAGGCAAGATCAACCCGACGATCGACACGGTGCTCTATCTGTGCCAAGTTCTGCAACTGCAGCCTGAGAAAGTGCTGCTCTTTTATCCCGACTTTGCCAAAACGGCCGGTGTTCTGTTCACCCGCATCGACGAGATGGTCGCAAGCGGCGAGACAGACGATGCCTTGACTTTGCTTTATGACATGTACTGGGTGGCCGCCGAGCTGCCCGACCATGAACAGCACACCGCCGAGATTCAGTTTAAGATCTCCCAAGTGTTCGCCGACAATGGACGTTTTGACAGTGCGACAACGGCGATGACAGACGCCTACAAGCTGTTCATCCTGACCAAAAACTACCCGCGCCAAGTCGACGCCGTCTGCGCCCTCGCCGTTTTTTCCAAAACGGAAGGGCAGTTGCAACGTGCGCTCGGCGTATACACGACCGCGTTGGAGCTCGCCTACCGCCATCAGCTGTTCACCCGCGTGACCAGCATCTTGATGGAGATGGCGCAGATCCACATGGAGTGCGTCGAGCAGCAGGAGGCGATCGTGCTCTGCAACCAAGCGGAGCTGGTCTATGACAACCTCCGCGACGCCGAGGGCAAAGCCCGGGCGAAGTTCCTGCGCGCGCAGGCATTAGCCGAGATCGGCAAGCTGCAGCAGGCGCTGGAGGCTGCCGACGCTGCCCGCAGTCATTTTCAAGCGACCGGCGACCAGCAGCGGCTGACGGAAGCGTCGCGGCTGCTCGGCGAGATCTACAGCGGTCTGCACGACTATGCGCAGGCCCGCGAGCACTACCTGCAGGCGCTGGCGTTGGCTGAGAGCGCCGCTCCGGACGAGCTGCACCGCGCCAAAGGCGGGCTGGCCAGCCTGTCTCTGCAGCAGCAGGAGCCTGAACGCGCCCGCGAGCACGCGTTGGAAGCGCTATCCGGCCTGCAACAGCCGCGCGACCGCTCCAAGCTGTACTGCATCCTCGCCGGCTGCGACCTGCAGGACGGCAATACCGACGGGTACAAAACTTACATGCACCAGGCGGTGACCACCTTGCAGGAAGCGGGGGATACCTGTTCCGCCGCCTTGATCCAATGCGAGTTGGCCGACCAGACGGACGACTTGGAACTGCTCCGCGACGGAGTGCGCAAACTGCGCCAGGTGATCGTTGCGCGCAAACGAATATAACGAGAAGGATCACCCAGGCGTCCCGGGTGGTCCTTTTCTTTTTTCGAGCCGCAGCTGGAAGTTGTAAACCAACTTCCGCGTGACGACTAGAATTAGTTGATATAATGATATTTACACTTTACTACAAGATTCTATACCTCCACAACCGTTACAATTGATAATTAGTGAATTTGACCTAAAAAAATTTTGAGTTATACTCCTTTCGTCCTACGTTAGTAGCCGGTTATTCGCGTATAAATTTAGCGAATGGTGTCGATTGATCACCAAGTTACAATTTATGGCTCGTCTTTAGTATATATGTGAACATATAGTAGCGAGTCTTACTTCAAACACAATCCTGTTTTAAATATTGTTCACAAATATCTTGCATGTGTGTTATACTTACTACTAAAATCGCTCGGCAATTCTGAGGAGGAATCGACTGTGGAACAATCCTCGAACTATACGCTGGGAGCCAAACTGCGCGAGATGCGCCTGAGCAAAAAGTGGACGCTGAATGAACTGTCCCAACGCTCCGGCCTCTCGATCAGCCACATCTCCTCATTGGAACGGGGCACTCGCACCAAGCCCTCGATGGAAGTGGTGCGCAAACTGGCCAACGCTTTGCAAATACCGGTGCACTACCTGCACGATGACGACACGATCGACAAGGACATGTACTCCGAAGCGGACCGTATCCTGTCGCGATTCTCACCGGATACCCAAGCGTTCCTGCTGCAAGAGGACTCGGTGCCGTATATCATGTTCGCGAAACGCCTGTATGAACTGCGCGGCGAAGAGCGCGGCATCATCAAGGCGCTGCATGAGTTTTTGGAGAGCACGAAATAGCACAAAACCACGACACCTGTCATTTGGCGTCGTGGTTTTTGTTTTGCTGCGTTTTTTTGTCGGTTTTGCGGAATTTGTCAGGCTTGCGGATCAGCTTTTCCTCGAGCACCTTGCCTTCCGCATCGAGCGTCACCTGCGCCATCAGCGGCAGCCGGTCGCTGAAGCCAAACGTCAGATCGGCCATCTCCGCCCGCATCTGGCCCTGCTCATCCGTTTTCACTTCCAGAAACAGATGGCGCGCAAACCAGCGGAACACTTGATACACCTGCGAGTGTTCCAGTTCGGCCATCACCTGCTCCGCTCCTTGGCGCGCGTAGGAATCCTTGATCGAGATCCCCTTGCGCAGATGCGCGGTGCCGAGCTGATAGCCTTGTGGGCTCTCCACGACGAGATTCCAGCGGAACATGCCGAGGAACGGGATCACCGAGATGCGCCCGATGTCCACACCCGTTTTTTCATAGTAGCGCCGCACGCGGCTGCGCAGATAATACTGCACGGCAACACGCAGCAACAGATAGACTATCGAGGGCAAAATTGTATACCAGAGTACGCGCTCAGGAGACACTCCCGTCCACCACAAGTAGATCCCCAAGGCGCCGAACGCCCAGAGCACGAGATCAACGATCATTAACACGTCCCATCCGTAGCGGCGTTTGGAAAGCGGCCAAAACGCTGCCGTCCCGTACGTCGTGAGCAGATCCATCCCCACATGCACGATCACCCCGAGGAAACTCCACCACCAGAGCAAGCCGAAATGGCCCGGAAAAAAGAACCACAGCACAAGCGCCAGCACGGTCGGCCAGATCAGCCAGGCCGGGATCGAATGGGAGATCCCGCGGTGATGTTTCAAATAGGCAATGTCCCCGCCGAACAGCCGGACGACAAAATCAAAATCGGGCGCCTGCGAACCGAGCGACACCGCCCACAGCACAGCGCTCATCGCCGTCGGGTCCTGTGCCAAGGCCGGATCGGTCGCAGCTGCTGCATACAACGCGAGACCGTGAAGAGCATGCGTGACATTATCCATGCGAGCGCACCCCTCTCTCTAGTAGTAGTGTAGCACGCAACCCTCGTTTGAATGCACAAAAAAAGACCCGGGCAACGAGTGCCCAAGCCTTTTTGTGGAAACGATAGTGAGGACATCTTAGTGGTTGTGACCGTCACCCTCGGTGTGGGTATCGGTGCTGCCGTCACCTGCCGGAGCCGGGTCCATGATGTCTTTGTATTCTTGTTTGCTGATCTTGATCTTTTCTTTTGCAGTCAGTTCGGTGATCAGATCGGTAAACGGCTTCGCTTTTTGCTCTTTCAAGGTGTCAGCGATCTTACCTTTGACATCTTCGAGCTTCGGAACGACAGCGTCGGTGCGGGATTCGACTTTGATGATGTGGTAGCCGAATTCCGATTTGACCGGTTTTTGCACTTCGTTCAGCTTGACGTCTTTGTTGAAGACAACCGCTTCGAACTCTGAGACCATGGTGCCTTTCGGGAACTCGCCGAGGTCGCCGCCAAGATCCTTGGAGGAGTCTTCGGAGTGCTCTTTCGCCAGCTTTTCAAAATCGGCCGGGTTCGCTTGCAGCTGCTTGTAGATCTCGTTTGCTTTGCCTTCATCCTTGATCAGGATGTGTTTCGCTTTGGCCTTAGCCGGAGTGCCGAGGGTGCTCGCTTTGTTTTGCTCGTAGTATTCCTTGATCTCGTCATCAGAAACGGTGATGTCCTTGGTCGCGATCTTCTTCGCGGTGACAGAAATCTTCATCTCACGCTTGAGGTCATCAAGGGTCATGTTGCTTTGTTTCAGCGCCGCTTCCAGCTTCGCCTTGTCTTTTTCAAAGCGCTCGTCGATGATCGTCTGGATCTCTTTGTCGATCTCCGCGTCGGTCGCCAGCAGGCCGAGCGACTTGCCCTGGTTAAGCACGACCTGCTCTTCGATCATGCGCTTCAAGGTGTCTTTGCCGCCTGCCTGCTCCAGCTTGGAGTAGAACTGCTCCTCGGAGATGTTCGTGTTGCCTACCGTTGCGACGTTGCCTTCTGCGTTCGAAAAGAACCAGATACCGCCTACAACCGCTGCACCGATCACTGCGCCTGCAATTGCTTTTTTCATTTGTTGCCTAGCCCCTTCCGCTTCTAAGTTCCCTAGTATTTTTTGTAAATCGCATTAAGTCTCTGCGATTTCTAATTACCGAATCCACACAAGTATCTTACCATAAATGATGCGCTTTGTCCTATTTTTGAACAAAAATTCAGATTCAATTGCCACTTGTTGTGAACGCCGAACCTTTGTTTTTAATCGTTTGTGAGTGAAGTAAACCGTAGGCCGCGTAGATCAGCAGCATCGCGGCGATCGACCAGGCAAACCATTCCTTGCCGAAGTACTGAATGGCCGCTCCGGTAAAGGACGGGCCCATGATCGAGCCGACGCCGTACAGCATCGTGTACAGGACATTGCCGGTCGGAAGATCGCTCCCGTACAAGAGGTCCCCGAGGTAAGCGAGGCCCAGCGAGTAAAACGAGCCTAACGCACCGCCGACGAGGAAAAACATCGTCATCAGCATCCAGGTGTTGGTCTGTGCCAAGGGGAGCAGTAGAAAACCGGCCAACCCGATGCAGCTTGCCAGCAGCAGCGTCTGACGGCGGCCCCAGATGTCGGAGAGCCAGCCGAGCGGGAACTGAAAGACGATCGATCCAAAGACGAAGACCGAGAGCGTCAGCGAGATCGTCGCCGGCGCCATTTCCAGACGGGAGCCGTAGATCGGAAACTGGCCGATCAGCGCGCCGTCCATGTAGCCGTAGACGAGAGAAGCCAGCATCGCAAACGGGGCGAGCCAAAAGATGCGCCACCAGCGTTTGATGCCATTGCCGTCTTCCGTCTCCGCCTCTCCGAGCCGCGAGTCGTCATCCGGAATGCGAATGGTGATCAGCATCGGAATGATGTAGCAGAGCGCGCTGACGAGGAACGGGGCCCACAGCGAGATGCTGAGCAGGTTGATGCCCAGCGGTCCGATCATCAGCCCGATCGCGATGGCCAGACCATAAAACGCGAACATGCGTCCGCGGTTGTTGGCTGTCAATATCGTGTTCAGCCAGATCTCCGTCGAGACGAAGATGCCGGAGAGGGCGATCCCGAGGATGACGCGGAAGGCGATCCAGGCGTAGAGATTGTCCCAGATCGGAAAGGCCAGCGTCATGATGAAAGCCAGTCCGGTGCTGTATAAGATCGTGCGCTTCGCCCCGTACTTGCGAACGACCAGTTCGATAAACGGCGAGGCGACGATGACTCCTAAAAACAGCGCGGTGGTGGAGATGCCGTTGAAGACAGCAGAGACTTCGCGCTGTTCCAGAATGAACGAGAGCAGCGGCACGATGAGACCTTGCGTCATCCCGACCAGACCGATGCTCACTAATATTGCAACAAGTCGCAGCATGTTCCCCCAGAGTGCCCCCTTATACGCAAAAACGCAGCCGGGTCCCGATAAGACCTCAACCGCGTCCGCTAAGATATGGTCGGAATGCAGAGATTCGAACTCTGGACCTCTCGCTCCCAAGGCGAGCGCGCTACCAAGCTGCGCTACATTCCGTTACCTTCTAAGGTAAGATGGCGTGCCCAGAGAGATTCGAACTCCCGGCCTTTTGATTCGTAGTCAAACGCTCTATCCGGCTGAGCTATGGGCACATGTCATATGAAGTTAGGAAGGCAAGGCATGGTATGGTGGGCCCACCAGGACTCGAACCTGGGACCAGCCGG comes from Tumebacillus sp. BK434 and encodes:
- a CDS encoding helix-turn-helix domain-containing protein → MMDMYRAVTLGDLLRERRTTLGLTMREVAGSTLSPTAVNNIEKGKINPTIDTVLYLCQVLQLQPEKVLLFYPDFAKTAGVLFTRIDEMVASGETDDALTLLYDMYWVAAELPDHEQHTAEIQFKISQVFADNGRFDSATTAMTDAYKLFILTKNYPRQVDAVCALAVFSKTEGQLQRALGVYTTALELAYRHQLFTRVTSILMEMAQIHMECVEQQEAIVLCNQAELVYDNLRDAEGKARAKFLRAQALAEIGKLQQALEAADAARSHFQATGDQQRLTEASRLLGEIYSGLHDYAQAREHYLQALALAESAAPDELHRAKGGLASLSLQQQEPERAREHALEALSGLQQPRDRSKLYCILAGCDLQDGNTDGYKTYMHQAVTTLQEAGDTCSAALIQCELADQTDDLELLRDGVRKLRQVIVARKRI
- a CDS encoding tetratricopeptide repeat protein, with product MKATLGQKIRELRIRKGLTQSDLSAGLVTPSMISQIESDKANPSHNLLAAIAEKLDTPIEYFLTDTETQMEKVSVYKIAKALMATREYEKAIEMLIDLEENPSPHVSSIDVAYDLAVCYLNTGKLNDATDRFESVLDSAVARNDNGIQLLVLNKLGELSYMEKNYPIAIHYWKKAYEMIKKGQLAELYLQANIIKNLGTVYYKLGEYNEALTFYQESNSLLTGSNHFKQIGDIYLELSFTYREMGEFEKAAEYSQSALSIFQSLNNMKMTIDVKAKYGIVKGETGNIDEAISILTQCMRDYADIGCETEVGQLHSDLARILIQDNRVEQAAEHCASALKYFPEENLDRAHVYRMSGQIASAGNQAEDAAEFLRKAVTIYQDVQAFGELVKAYSILGDIYKAKGDFKEAMECLEKMNEAMEENLRERKIVI
- a CDS encoding MFS transporter, which produces MLRLVAILVSIGLVGMTQGLIVPLLSFILEQREVSAVFNGISTTALFLGVIVASPFIELVVRKYGAKRTILYSTGLAFIMTLAFPIWDNLYAWIAFRVILGIALSGIFVSTEIWLNTILTANNRGRMFAFYGLAIAIGLMIGPLGINLLSISLWAPFLVSALCYIIPMLITIRIPDDDSRLGEAETEDGNGIKRWWRIFWLAPFAMLASLVYGYMDGALIGQFPIYGSRLEMAPATISLTLSVFVFGSIVFQFPLGWLSDIWGRRQTLLLASCIGLAGFLLLPLAQTNTWMLMTMFFLVGGALGSFYSLGLAYLGDLLYGSDLPTGNVLYTMLYGVGSIMGPSFTGAAIQYFGKEWFAWSIAAMLLIYAAYGLLHSQTIKNKGSAFTTSGN
- a CDS encoding enoyl-CoA hydratase-related protein → MYETILYALENGVLTLTLNRPQVMNAYNQQMGDELYDALKKAEQDDNVRAIVLTGTGRAFCSGQDLNDGAEFNHADLSNAVRERYNPLIVRMQTMRKPIIAAVNGAAAGAGAAFALAADLRIASDKAKFTIAFCKIGLVPDSGASYFLPRLIGVGKAMELALTGEVVTAAEAERLGMVNKVVPAEELDTVVREFAQKIAAGPTYALGLTKRSIYQGSESDLFTALETEAQYQGMAGRSEDFREGVQAFLEKRAPEFTGR
- a CDS encoding Phenylacetic acid catabolic protein, whose protein sequence is MALSELEKEQQLLEKIASGETIESPEEMTEEYRENLIHLMLMQADSEVAGAFGYVPWIMKAPTTAEMLSVATITKDEVRHGRVMYKLLQELGVDVDARLKEFDFTLRVGDEVELGATRAAHDDRVNIFYYPINTWYDFIMFNVLMDRGAGHQLEDSEQSSYGPWRRVMEGIMKEELMHVAHGDSWLVRLGKDPEHRDATQEALDRWFPRVMNIFGKPNSRRNQIYRKLGLKKRDNHEVRLAFEADVRKVVERAGLRMPVWAPDWDKLQEDATITG
- a CDS encoding metal-dependent hydrolase → MDNVTHALHGLALYAAAATDPALAQDPTAMSAVLWAVSLGSQAPDFDFVVRLFGGDIAYLKHHRGISHSIPAWLIWPTVLALVLWFFFPGHFGLLWWWSFLGVIVHVGMDLLTTYGTAAFWPLSKRRYGWDVLMIVDLVLWAFGALGIYLWWTGVSPERVLWYTILPSIVYLLLRVAVQYYLRSRVRRYYEKTGVDIGRISVIPFLGMFRWNLVVESPQGYQLGTAHLRKGISIKDSYARQGAEQVMAELEHSQVYQVFRWFARHLFLEVKTDEQGQMRAEMADLTFGFSDRLPLMAQVTLDAEGKVLEEKLIRKPDKFRKTDKKTQQNKNHDAK
- a CDS encoding helix-turn-helix domain-containing protein; amino-acid sequence: MEQSSNYTLGAKLREMRLSKKWTLNELSQRSGLSISHISSLERGTRTKPSMEVVRKLANALQIPVHYLHDDDTIDKDMYSEADRILSRFSPDTQAFLLQEDSVPYIMFAKRLYELRGEERGIIKALHEFLESTK
- a CDS encoding EthD family reductase, with product MVKMIALYKHPEDLDAFTQHYFGRHLELNGKTPGLIRTEVSKFFDLRGGTPEHYLMCEMYFENLDTLKASFKTPESQAAGADLQSFAGGLVSFSFAEVVAG
- a CDS encoding peptidylprolyl isomerase, yielding MKKAIAGAVIGAAVVGGIWFFSNAEGNVATVGNTNISEEQFYSKLEQAGGKDTLKRMIEEQVVLNQGKSLGLLATDAEIDKEIQTIIDERFEKDKAKLEAALKQSNMTLDDLKREMKISVTAKKIATKDITVSDDEIKEYYEQNKASTLGTPAKAKAKHILIKDEGKANEIYKQLQANPADFEKLAKEHSEDSSKDLGGDLGEFPKGTMVSEFEAVVFNKDVKLNEVQKPVKSEFGYHIIKVESRTDAVVPKLEDVKGKIADTLKEQKAKPFTDLITELTAKEKIKISKQEYKDIMDPAPAGDGSTDTHTEGDGHNH
- a CDS encoding 3-hydroxyacyl-CoA dehydrogenase NAD-binding domain-containing protein → MKVWEQPVGVIGAGTMGIGIAQAAAQAGYEVLLYDLSEAALLAALGSLRGRLEKREAIGKLATGTAAAVVSRITPVTRLELLAETALVIEAAPEQLTLKQELFAKLEAVVSPLCLLASNTSSLPITALAGGLQHPERVVGLHFFNPVPLMQLVEVIQGLRTEPRTVYLARSFAESLGKTTVLCQDTPGFLVNRVARPYYGEALRLLQEGVADVGTIDRLARDGGRFRMGPFQLMDLIGIDVNLAVSESVYRAMYEEPRYRPHPLQARLVQAGTLGRKTGRGFYRYDD